In Macrobrachium nipponense isolate FS-2020 chromosome 36, ASM1510439v2, whole genome shotgun sequence, a genomic segment contains:
- the LOC135203620 gene encoding E3 ubiquitin-protein ligase RAD18-like encodes MAVETSLPWPASIPELKRLDELLRCGICYEFMSTSMVTVCSHNFCSMCIRQYLGYKTQCPACFQETTGQQLRNNRLLDEIILLFPALRDKTARQCQSAKGNTISGYLVKEDDSNDSSGSANADVNLLSPDVRSKLKREDYATPSQATSSDDLLSTPRSSKTSLLTETPKRGLMSSSSKRPLVSSSSSSSRSSNGIFISKSSVRSPSTVSASQSPPSTSASLSQSGRQSVSFGFFSIIGERAGSDTATEEPKVACPVCNVRVPERNINLHLDACLKRMEEGDKEEVVCVDQQPKRKPLPKLVYSLLSEKQLRQMLKEVGLSIQGDRQQLSNRHRRYTTLYNVECDAAEPRHVQEILRQVEREEKEETKGLSKSIFTYDRKTPVEVIEKEQVNYLKKNDNHFAKLIADVKKRREEGKKKKLKEPIEEEQHEEKVMYTPGTSKAKSRPGSKSKTQSNHHLSGSDNESDGDSSKKKTATGVVATKSILNFFQNSPKKSSQSASEKSGSSNHIIEKLPDNLMITDDDDDFFSENFVETNDSKSLPSESNDFPLLKSEASAEELKVNGCAAHIKLEMEETMKCSPDIFSASPTHSDCSDDSVSLLKDQEGEVEDILHSGPIIKEEAENESDEEFIPGRQPDSCPLDSQPERSPSPAVGKRVTRHNKSSSQTPQPDLSELGPETQDLELDSQGDPEYQPSQMSDDLDSQDLLPVTRKSRRNSRKRQGNEEPVELPRSRRRKK; translated from the exons ATGGCTGTGGAAACATCCTTGCCTTGGCCAGCCAGCATCCCAGAGCTGAAG CGTTTGGATGAGTTACTAAGGTGTGGCATCTGTTATGAATTCATGTCCACATCCATGGTGACCGTATGCTCTCATAATT TTTGTTCCATGTGCATACGTCAGTATTTGGGTTATAAGACCCAGTGCCCTGCCTGTTTCCAAGAGACAACTGGTCAGCAACTGCGCAATAACAGGCTTTTAGATGAAATTATACTTCTTTTTCCTGCTTTGAG ggacaaGACAGCTCGTCAGTGTCAATCGGCAAAAGGGAATACTATATCAGGGTATCTTGTGAAAGAAGATGACAGTAACGACAGCAGTGGCTCTGCCAATGCTGATGTTAATTTGTTGTCCCCTGATGTCAGAAGTAAATTAAAGAGAGAGGATTATGCAACCCCATCTCAGGCAACATCATCTGACGATTTGCTCAGTACACCCAG GTCTTCCAAAACCTCCCTTCTGACGGAGACACCAAAGAGGGGCCTTATGAGTTCTTCTTCAAAGCGTCCCCTGGTATCTTCGTCTTCTAGCAGCAGTCGATCCAGTAATGGcattttcatttctaaatcaTCTGTTAGATCTCCAAGCACAGTATCTGCATCACAGTCCCCCCCTAGTACATCAGCTTCGTTATCACAAAGTGGTCGGCAATCTGTGTCATTTGGTTTTTTCTCTATTATAGGTGAAAG aGCCGGGAGTGACACTGCTACTGAGGAACCAAAGGTAGCGTGTCCTGTTTGCAATGTGAGGGTGCCAGAACGGAACATAAATCTGCATCTTGATGCTTGCCTTAAACGTATGGAAGAAGGGGATAAAGAGGAGGT AGTTTGCGTTGACCAGCAGCCGAAACGAAAGCCATTGCCAAAGTTAGTGTATTCACTTCTCAGCGAGAAGCAGTTACGACAAATGTTGAAGGAAGTTGGCCTTTCCATTCAAGGGGATAGGCAACAGTTGTCGAACAGGCACCGAAG gtATACCACTTTATATAATGTGGAATGTGATGCAGCAGAACCGCGACATGTACAGGAGATTTTGCGTCAGGTGGAGCgtgaggaaaaggaagaaaccaAAGGGCTGTCTAAAAGT atCTTCACATATGACAGAAAAACTCCTGTAGAAGTTATTGAGAAAGAGCAAGTTAATTAtt tgAAGAAGAATGACAATCATTTTGCAAAACTTATTGCTGATGTCAAGAAGAGGCGAGAAGAAGGTAAGAAGAAAAAGCTGAAAGAACCAATTGAGGAAGAGCAACATGAAGAGAAAGTAATGTATACTCCCGGCACAAGCAAAGCAAAGTCACGTCCGGGTTCAAAAAGTAAAACGCAATCAAATCATCATCTTTCGGGTAGTGATAATGAGAGTGACGGTGATAGCTCcaaaaaaaagactgctacaggaGTTGTAGCAACAAAATCCATATTAAACTTTTTCCAAAATTCCCCCAAGAAAAGTAGCCAGTCTGCTTCTGAAAAGTCAGGTAGCTCGAATCACATCATTGAAAAGTTGCCAGATAATTTAATgattactgatgatgatgatgattttttctcTGAAAATTTTGTTGAGACCAATGATAGCAAGTCACTGCCTTCTGAAAGCAATGACTTCCCTTTGCTTAAAAGTGAGGCCAGTGCAGAAGAACTTAAAGTTAATGGGTGTGCCGCTCACATTAAACTGGAGATGGAAGAGACTATGAAATGCAGTCCTGATATTTTTAGTGCAAGTCCTACACATTCCGATTGTAGTGATGACAGTGTAAGTCTTTTGAAGGATCAAGAAGGAGAAGTGGAGGACATACTTCACAGTGGACCAATAATAAAAG AGGAAGCAGAAAATGAATCAGATGAGGAATTCATTCCTGGACGTCAGCCAGACTCTTGCCCTCTGGACTCACAGCCTGAGAGATCACCAAGCCCTGCAGTTGGAAAGAGAGTTACGAGACACAACAAGTCTTCATCTCAGACTCCACAACCTGACTTAAGTGAGTTAGGTCCAGAAACACAGGATCTGGAGTTGGATTCGCAGGGTGATCCAGAGTACCAGCCATCGCAGATGTCGGATGATTTA gaTTCTCAGGATCTACTGCCTGTGACAAGAAAGTCTAGAAGAAACTCGAGAAAACGCCAAGGAAATGAAGAACCTGTAGAATTACCAAGGAGTCGTCGTAGGAAAAAATGA